One segment of Trichlorobacter ammonificans DNA contains the following:
- a CDS encoding sigma-54-dependent transcriptional regulator: MSEKIPLTLLYVEDEPDLRERIRIVLAMHFEQVLTAANGKEGLDRFRQEHPAVVISDIMMPVMDGLEMTRGIRELAPATPVILSTAFTEAGFLLKAIELGVAAYVRKPLDCRQLIETIMQVARPILQQMELEQARCREQASLEALLGDSPAMQQIIQQARRIAATDFSVIIQGETGAGKSHLAALIHDLSRRKHHPFVTVSVGSIPESLVESQLFGHVRGAFTGAVAARSGLFEEADDGTLFLDDIDCASPAIQAKILHAVEQKRFFPVGGTRQVTVNTRIIAASNRNLQEEARSGRFREDLYYRLGDLVITLPPLRERGEDVVLLARGFLINVSRELDRTPPRISADAQLLLRRHTWPGNIRELKSVMKRVALFAGDILHAADLAAALQGDGVVTAPVQPVQTLAELERTAILHALEATGGRKMEAARLLAVEYGRFKRMLARYHLRSS, encoded by the coding sequence ATGTCTGAGAAGATACCGCTGACGCTGCTGTACGTCGAGGATGAGCCGGACCTGCGGGAGCGGATTCGTATCGTCCTTGCAATGCATTTCGAGCAGGTGCTGACCGCCGCCAACGGCAAGGAGGGACTGGACCGTTTCCGGCAGGAACACCCCGCCGTGGTGATCAGCGATATCATGATGCCGGTCATGGACGGCCTGGAGATGACCCGCGGCATCCGGGAGCTGGCCCCGGCCACGCCGGTCATTCTCAGTACCGCCTTCACCGAGGCCGGTTTTCTGCTGAAGGCGATCGAACTGGGAGTGGCGGCCTACGTGCGCAAACCGCTGGACTGCCGGCAGCTCATCGAAACCATTATGCAGGTGGCCCGGCCGATCCTGCAGCAGATGGAGCTGGAACAGGCCCGCTGCCGGGAACAGGCATCGCTTGAGGCCCTGCTGGGGGACAGTCCGGCCATGCAGCAGATCATCCAGCAGGCCCGCCGCATTGCCGCCACCGATTTTTCCGTGATCATCCAGGGAGAAACCGGTGCCGGCAAATCCCACCTGGCGGCGCTGATCCATGATTTGAGCCGGCGCAAGCACCACCCTTTCGTGACGGTTTCCGTGGGCTCAATACCGGAATCGCTGGTGGAAAGCCAGTTGTTCGGCCATGTCCGGGGCGCTTTCACCGGCGCCGTGGCCGCGAGAAGCGGACTGTTCGAGGAGGCCGACGACGGGACGCTGTTCCTGGACGACATCGACTGCGCTTCTCCGGCCATTCAGGCCAAGATTCTGCATGCCGTGGAGCAGAAACGCTTCTTTCCCGTCGGGGGCACCCGCCAGGTGACGGTTAATACGCGGATCATCGCCGCCAGTAACCGCAATCTGCAGGAAGAAGCCCGTAGCGGGCGCTTCCGGGAAGATCTCTACTATCGCCTGGGGGACTTGGTCATCACCCTCCCGCCGCTGCGGGAGCGGGGCGAGGATGTGGTGTTGCTTGCCCGTGGTTTTCTCATCAATGTCTCGCGAGAGCTGGACAGAACGCCTCCCCGCATTTCCGCCGATGCCCAGCTGCTGCTGCGTCGGCACACCTGGCCCGGCAATATCCGTGAGCTGAAGAGCGTGATGAAGCGCGTCGCCCTTTTTGCCGGCGATATCCTGCATGCCGCCGATCTTGCCGCCGCCTTGCAGGGTGACGGTGTCGTGACTGCCCCTGTGCAGCCGGTACAGACCCTGGCGGAGCTGGAACGCACGGCTATTCTCCATGCTCTTGAGGCGACCGGCGGCAGGAAGATGGAGGCGGCCCGGCTGCTGGCGGTGGAGTACGGCCGCTTCAAGCGGATGCTTGCCCGTTATCACCTCCGCTCGTCGTGA
- a CDS encoding ribbon-helix-helix protein, CopG family, which yields MGRMIEKPRYNVISMRISAQEREYLNEIMERTNMSMSEIMREAMRRFAGIPDDRDGVKEPSS from the coding sequence ATGGGCAGAATGATCGAAAAACCACGCTATAATGTCATTTCCATGCGGATCAGCGCACAGGAACGGGAATATCTCAACGAAATCATGGAGCGGACGAATATGAGCATGTCTGAAATCATGCGTGAGGCAATGCGGCGCTTTGCCGGCATTCCCGATGACCGCGACGGCGTAAAGGAGCCCTCCAGCTAG
- a CDS encoding c-type cytochrome, whose protein sequence is MAACAVLFALGSGCRQAPEQQNGGAPVPALAPEAGKQLFAHHCAPCHGTDGRGGVGPDLSATRYRYGKYRDDIVKTISSGRPGGMPAFGSQLSAAEIAALADHLLTPKR, encoded by the coding sequence GTGGCGGCGTGTGCCGTGCTGTTCGCCCTGGGGAGCGGCTGTCGTCAGGCGCCTGAACAGCAAAATGGCGGCGCACCAGTGCCAGCCCTTGCGCCTGAGGCGGGAAAACAGCTGTTTGCCCACCACTGCGCTCCCTGTCACGGCACGGATGGCCGGGGTGGTGTGGGGCCGGACCTGAGCGCCACCCGCTACAGGTATGGGAAGTACCGTGACGATATCGTGAAGACCATCAGCAGTGGCCGTCCCGGCGGCATGCCGGCCTTTGGCAGCCAGTTGTCGGCGGCCGAGATCGCGGCGCTGGCCGACCACCTGCTCACCCCAAAGCGCTAG
- the xseA gene encoding exodeoxyribonuclease VII large subunit: protein MDLFAERTILTVSRLTSLVREVLEENFQQVWVEGEVSNLSRPASGHLYFTLKDSGAMVRCVMFRSSARALRFRLDEGMSLVVRGRLSLYEQRGEYQIVCDYLEPRGAGALQLAFLQLKERLAAEGLFTQERKRPLPTLPRRVGIVTSASGAAIHDILNVLGRRFASLELLIMPVRVQGDGAAQEVARAIDDFNRLEAADVLIVGRGGGSLEDLWAFNEEAVARAIHGSRIPVISAVGHETDWTIADFVADLRAPTPSAAAELVCASSEELSRRVEELAQRLNRAMGSRLTGLNERLQGLKRALHDPTLLLGHLGQRLDDLNQRLENGMEHCLHRNRERVGRLEQQLDLHHPSLTIDRLRQQVLLLAERAEHRMTAHLERLGRVQGEATARLDSLSPLKTLSRGYAVAERVADGSVVRDAGTLGAGELLKLRLHRGSARCRVEDTFTTPPA from the coding sequence ATGGACCTCTTTGCCGAACGGACCATCCTGACCGTTTCCCGCCTGACCTCCCTGGTCAGGGAGGTGCTGGAGGAGAACTTCCAGCAGGTCTGGGTGGAGGGGGAGGTGTCGAACCTTTCTCGCCCCGCTTCGGGCCATCTCTATTTCACCCTTAAGGACAGCGGGGCCATGGTGCGCTGCGTCATGTTCCGCAGCAGCGCAAGGGCGCTCCGCTTTCGGCTGGATGAAGGGATGTCGCTGGTGGTGCGGGGACGCCTGTCGCTCTACGAACAGCGGGGAGAATACCAGATCGTCTGCGACTACCTGGAACCGCGGGGAGCCGGCGCCCTGCAACTGGCGTTCCTGCAGCTGAAGGAGCGGCTGGCTGCCGAAGGGCTGTTCACGCAGGAGCGCAAGCGACCACTGCCGACGTTGCCCCGTCGGGTCGGCATTGTCACCTCGGCCAGCGGGGCCGCCATCCACGACATCCTCAACGTGCTGGGACGACGTTTCGCCTCGCTGGAGCTGCTGATTATGCCGGTGCGGGTGCAGGGAGACGGTGCGGCGCAGGAGGTGGCCCGGGCCATTGACGACTTCAACCGGCTTGAGGCGGCGGACGTGTTGATCGTGGGGCGGGGGGGCGGATCCCTCGAAGACCTCTGGGCGTTTAATGAGGAGGCGGTGGCCCGTGCCATCCATGGCTCCCGCATTCCGGTGATCTCGGCAGTGGGACATGAGACCGACTGGACCATTGCCGATTTTGTGGCCGATCTGCGGGCCCCGACTCCTTCGGCGGCGGCGGAACTGGTCTGTGCCAGCAGCGAAGAGCTGTCCCGCCGGGTTGAGGAGCTGGCGCAGCGGCTCAACCGGGCCATGGGTAGCCGGCTAACAGGATTGAACGAACGGTTGCAGGGGCTGAAGCGGGCGCTGCACGATCCCACTCTGCTGCTGGGACACCTGGGGCAACGGCTGGACGATCTGAACCAGCGCCTGGAAAACGGCATGGAACACTGCCTGCACCGGAACCGGGAGCGGGTGGGGCGGCTGGAACAGCAACTGGATCTGCATCACCCGTCACTGACCATCGACCGGCTGCGCCAGCAGGTGCTGCTGCTGGCGGAACGGGCCGAGCACCGCATGACCGCCCACCTGGAACGGCTGGGCCGGGTTCAGGGAGAGGCAACAGCCCGCCTGGACAGTCTTTCGCCCCTGAAGACCCTTTCCCGTGGCTATGCCGTGGCCGAGCGGGTTGCTGACGGTTCGGTGGTCAGGGATGCGGGGACCCTTGGGGCGGGAGAGCTGTTGAAGCTGCGCCTGCACCGGGGCAGTGCCCGTTGCCGGGTGGAAGATACGTTTACAACTCCTCCGGCGTAA
- the guaA gene encoding glutamine-hydrolyzing GMP synthase, whose protein sequence is MSFTDIHSQKILILDFGSQVTQLIARRIREQSVYCEIHPYTLSLEKIREFAPQGIILSGGPCSVYDADAPHSDAGIYDLGLPVLGICYGMQLMTSQLGGKVERSHKREYGRAAMTIDDTADLFAGLSGKEEVWMSHGDKIELMPRGFSAIAHTDNTPAAAMKDEKRRLYGVQFHPEVVHTPKGAEMLGNFVFNVCGCKPVWTMANFIETEIAAVREKVGSGKVICALSGGVDSSVVAVLLHKAIGDQLQCIFVNNGLLRKGEAEKVVNLFTKHFRINLDYVDASTRFLDKLNGVTDPEKKRKIIGNEFIFLFEEEAKKLGTVDWLAQGTLYPDVIESVSVKGPSSVIKSHHNVGGLPERMKLKLLEPVRELFKDEVRLLGKELGLPDEVIHRQPFPGPGLAIRCIGEITAERLEILRESDAIVLDEIRKAGLYRDIWQSFAVLLPVRSVGVMGDARTYDFTIALRAVNSLDGMTADWVKLPYELLGNISSRIINEVKGVNRVVYDISQKPPATIEWE, encoded by the coding sequence ATGAGTTTCACTGATATTCACAGCCAGAAGATTCTGATCCTTGATTTCGGTTCCCAGGTGACCCAGCTGATCGCCCGCCGCATCCGCGAGCAGTCGGTTTACTGCGAGATCCATCCCTACACCCTGTCCCTGGAAAAGATCCGGGAGTTTGCGCCCCAGGGGATCATCCTCTCCGGCGGTCCCTGCAGCGTCTACGACGCCGATGCCCCCCATTCCGATGCCGGCATCTACGACCTGGGACTGCCGGTGCTGGGGATCTGCTACGGCATGCAACTGATGACCAGCCAGCTTGGAGGAAAGGTGGAACGCTCCCACAAGCGGGAGTACGGCCGCGCCGCCATGACCATCGACGACACCGCCGACCTCTTTGCCGGGCTTTCCGGCAAAGAAGAAGTCTGGATGTCCCACGGCGACAAGATCGAGCTGATGCCCCGCGGCTTCAGCGCCATCGCCCACACCGACAACACCCCGGCGGCAGCCATGAAGGATGAGAAGCGCCGTCTCTACGGCGTCCAGTTCCATCCCGAGGTGGTGCACACCCCCAAGGGGGCCGAGATGCTGGGGAACTTCGTCTTCAACGTCTGCGGCTGCAAGCCGGTCTGGACCATGGCCAACTTCATCGAGACCGAAATTGCCGCGGTGCGGGAAAAGGTGGGTTCCGGCAAGGTGATCTGCGCCCTCTCCGGCGGGGTGGACTCCTCGGTGGTGGCGGTGCTGTTGCACAAGGCCATCGGCGACCAGCTGCAGTGCATCTTCGTGAACAACGGCCTGCTGCGCAAAGGCGAGGCCGAGAAGGTGGTCAATCTCTTCACCAAGCATTTCAGGATCAACCTGGACTACGTGGATGCCTCGACTCGCTTCCTGGACAAGCTGAACGGGGTCACCGACCCGGAGAAGAAGCGCAAGATCATCGGCAACGAGTTCATCTTCCTGTTCGAAGAGGAAGCCAAGAAGCTGGGCACCGTGGACTGGCTGGCCCAGGGAACCCTCTATCCGGACGTGATCGAGTCGGTGTCGGTGAAGGGGCCGTCGTCGGTGATCAAGAGCCACCACAACGTGGGAGGGCTGCCGGAGCGGATGAAGCTGAAACTGCTGGAGCCGGTGCGGGAGCTGTTCAAGGATGAGGTGCGCCTCCTGGGCAAGGAGCTGGGGCTGCCGGACGAGGTGATCCATCGCCAGCCGTTCCCCGGACCGGGCCTGGCCATCCGCTGTATCGGCGAGATCACCGCCGAGCGGCTGGAGATCCTGCGGGAATCGGACGCCATCGTGCTGGACGAGATCCGCAAGGCCGGCCTGTACCGCGATATCTGGCAATCGTTCGCCGTGCTGCTGCCGGTCCGCTCCGTCGGCGTGATGGGGGATGCCCGGACCTATGACTTTACAATCGCCCTGCGTGCGGTAAACTCGCTTGACGGGATGACCGCCGACTGGGTCAAGCTTCCCTACGAGTTGCTGGGCAACATTTCGTCCCGGATCATCAACGAGGTGAAAGGGGTCAACCGGGTCGTGTACGACATCAGCCAGAAACCGCCGGCAACCATCGAGTGGGAATAG
- a CDS encoding YkgJ family cysteine cluster protein codes for MNNLKQHHDLICRYRDLLEEVDGWFRGAMARFPEQIACTTGCSHCCRGLFDITLLDGLLVQAGFAQLPADLRERVLDRVSGSVATVRRTWPDFDAPWLLNSYPEDEYDAAMPDEDETPCVLLDDDGRCLIYDHRPMTCRLHGIPHRDSSGEVLFDEWCSLNFTTLDPLRQPDLQFHFSEIFTQEQLLFRELARRLTGQPLNELDTLIPTALLIDFAHFTLPEQLWTSLPNGPS; via the coding sequence TTGAACAACCTGAAACAGCACCACGACCTGATCTGCCGCTACCGCGACCTGCTGGAGGAGGTGGACGGCTGGTTCCGGGGAGCCATGGCGCGGTTCCCGGAGCAGATCGCCTGCACAACGGGGTGCAGCCACTGCTGCCGCGGCCTCTTTGACATCACCCTGCTGGACGGCCTGCTGGTGCAGGCCGGGTTTGCGCAGTTGCCGGCGGACCTGCGGGAGCGGGTGCTGGATCGGGTCAGCGGTTCCGTGGCAACGGTACGCCGGACCTGGCCCGATTTCGACGCCCCCTGGCTGCTGAACTCCTACCCGGAAGACGAGTACGACGCAGCCATGCCGGACGAGGACGAAACCCCCTGCGTGCTGCTGGACGACGACGGTCGCTGCCTGATTTACGACCATCGCCCCATGACCTGCCGGCTGCACGGCATACCGCACCGCGACAGTTCCGGGGAAGTGCTGTTCGACGAATGGTGCAGCCTGAACTTCACCACGCTGGACCCCCTCCGGCAACCGGACCTGCAGTTTCACTTCAGCGAGATCTTTACCCAGGAACAGCTGCTGTTCCGCGAGCTGGCCCGGCGGCTGACGGGCCAGCCGCTGAACGAGCTGGACACCCTGATCCCCACCGCCCTGTTGATCGATTTTGCCCATTTTACCCTGCCGGAGCAGTTATGGACCTCTTTGCCGAACGGACCATCCTGA
- a CDS encoding chemotaxis protein CheX, with product MPAISFEEVMFTVMTATQETFKCYMNIDLFAGAVDRKVAPVDSDVTGIIGVAGDRVGYIIVAADRSTAQLVAREMLMDDEPDEDSIRDAIGELINNIAGSFKTKYHDQYGNVAMGLPLVVSGQLRTVTEPPEEGASMNVQCKGVTIPFTNKDGAVNLKVMVYM from the coding sequence GTGCCAGCAATCAGTTTTGAAGAAGTGATGTTCACCGTTATGACGGCGACCCAGGAAACCTTCAAATGTTATATGAATATCGACTTGTTCGCCGGCGCTGTTGACCGCAAGGTGGCACCGGTGGATTCCGACGTTACCGGCATCATCGGCGTGGCCGGGGACCGGGTCGGCTACATCATCGTGGCCGCCGACCGCAGCACCGCCCAACTGGTAGCGCGGGAGATGCTGATGGACGACGAGCCGGACGAGGATTCCATCCGGGATGCCATCGGCGAACTGATCAACAATATTGCCGGTTCCTTCAAGACCAAGTACCACGACCAGTACGGCAACGTGGCCATGGGCCTGCCGCTGGTGGTTTCCGGGCAACTGCGCACCGTCACCGAACCGCCCGAAGAGGGAGCCAGCATGAACGTCCAGTGCAAGGGGGTCACCATCCCGTTCACCAACAAGGACGGAGCGGTGAACCTGAAGGTCATGGTGTACATGTAG
- the guaB gene encoding IMP dehydrogenase → MAYEQFPEGLTFDDVLLVPAHSTVLPRDVNLVTRLTRTIPLNIPLVSAAMDTVTESRTAIAMAREGGIGIIHKNMSIEDQAHEVDKVKKSESGMIVDPITMRPTQKIKEALEMMARYRISGVPITKPNGKLVGILTNRDLRFETDYELPISARMTKRNLVTVPVGTTLEQAKEHLKHTRVEKLLVVDDERNLKGLITIKDIEKVKKYPNACKDSLGRLRVGAAVGPTAEMEARMEALVKAGVDVVVIDTAHGHSQGVIDAVIRAKQLFPNLEIIAGNIATAAAAEALIKAGADGIKVGIGPGSICTTRVVAGVGVPQITAIMECARVAHKLGVPVIADGGIKFSGDLPKAVTAGADVVMIGSLFAGTEESPGDTVLYQGRTYKSYRGMGSIGAMKDGSKDRYFQSEVGEDVKLVPEGIEGMVPLRGPLSANIHQLIGGLRSGMGYTGCATIQELQEKGRFIRITGAGLKESHVHDVTITKEAPNYRAS, encoded by the coding sequence ATGGCGTACGAACAATTTCCGGAAGGTCTGACCTTTGACGATGTCCTGCTGGTGCCAGCCCATTCCACGGTGCTGCCCAGGGACGTGAACCTGGTGACCCGGCTTACCCGCACTATCCCCCTCAACATCCCCCTGGTCAGCGCCGCCATGGATACGGTGACCGAATCCCGCACTGCCATCGCCATGGCCCGCGAAGGGGGTATCGGTATCATCCACAAGAACATGTCCATCGAAGATCAGGCCCACGAAGTGGACAAGGTCAAGAAGAGCGAATCCGGGATGATCGTGGACCCGATCACCATGCGTCCCACCCAGAAGATCAAGGAGGCCCTGGAGATGATGGCCCGCTATCGGATTTCCGGCGTGCCGATCACCAAGCCCAACGGCAAGCTGGTGGGGATTCTGACCAACCGCGACCTCCGCTTTGAAACCGACTACGAGCTGCCGATCTCCGCCCGCATGACCAAGCGTAACCTGGTGACCGTGCCGGTGGGTACCACCCTGGAGCAGGCCAAGGAGCACCTGAAGCACACCCGCGTGGAAAAACTGCTGGTGGTGGATGACGAGCGCAACCTTAAAGGGCTGATCACCATCAAGGATATCGAGAAGGTCAAGAAGTATCCCAACGCCTGCAAGGACAGCCTGGGCCGTCTGCGGGTCGGCGCTGCCGTGGGCCCCACCGCCGAGATGGAGGCGCGGATGGAGGCGCTGGTCAAGGCCGGGGTTGACGTGGTGGTGATTGACACCGCCCACGGCCACTCCCAGGGGGTGATCGACGCCGTGATCCGAGCTAAACAACTGTTCCCCAATCTGGAGATCATTGCCGGCAACATCGCCACCGCCGCTGCCGCCGAAGCCCTGATCAAGGCCGGTGCCGACGGTATCAAGGTGGGGATCGGCCCCGGTTCCATCTGTACCACCCGGGTAGTGGCCGGGGTGGGGGTCCCCCAGATCACCGCCATCATGGAGTGTGCCCGGGTCGCTCACAAGCTGGGGGTGCCGGTCATTGCCGACGGCGGCATCAAGTTCTCCGGCGACCTGCCCAAGGCAGTCACGGCCGGGGCGGACGTGGTCATGATCGGTTCGCTCTTCGCCGGTACCGAGGAGTCCCCCGGCGACACCGTGCTGTACCAGGGGCGTACCTACAAGAGCTACCGCGGCATGGGCTCCATCGGCGCCATGAAGGACGGCAGCAAGGACCGCTACTTCCAGTCCGAGGTCGGCGAGGATGTCAAGCTGGTCCCGGAGGGGATCGAAGGGATGGTGCCGCTCCGGGGACCGCTTTCCGCCAACATCCACCAGTTGATCGGCGGCCTGCGCTCCGGCATGGGCTACACCGGCTGCGCCACCATTCAGGAACTGCAGGAGAAGGGGCGCTTCATCCGGATCACCGGCGCCGGCCTGAAGGAGTCCCACGTCCACGACGTCACCATTACCAAGGAAGCGCCCAACTATCGCGCCAGCTAG
- a CDS encoding transglutaminase domain-containing protein: MRNPLLTTVAVIVCLLAWTVSAPAKTLILEGKLDGTVAMRQSMEFAVNRGNVSAFSFKFALPATFATRTVSQSINGLDLSFTPRPASSTVETDRFGNRFQKVTWNDVTQDIRVNLSYGVTVHTELTALESKTPFPLGSRANPEAQYLKATELVQSGSGDIAAHARTLTAQARTQYEAVTAVTNWVADNIKYTFNPPQYDAAYTLATRSGNCQNFAHLAIALLRSVGIPARIVGGITLKDPWKVPIDAKNSIVQSMGQGGHAWLEVWFPDLGWLPYDPQQSKQFTSSRHIKQSHGLDSKDINDTWRGAPYLPAYSELIEGRFTSDAINLKMKRFDTAPRPYVLSNLVAAVAAGSAPVAGETPPQAAVASRRPEPQPEPKAKAQPEPRPSKPAEPPQGSGAGPAETRFVTDEGPLDDEGLPKPTGKKPAKPVKPTKPLPKPEKSLPESKPAPEPGHKKPRPGTSLVFGNMEFPNLVNLYNVKGDTGTRVFERETSEYVTSKYIFAQAVQVKAQMSLDRISLAMRKFGGDGSVYIDLVKDKGGRPDIMQGIRSNLIDLEKIARKPGYYWVDFSFPPDGARPHQLVPGKYWIVLRASGEAIMNWFYIPGKPYSEGDDTRSTAKGFQWEDILNYDFVFKVSGKAL, translated from the coding sequence ATGAGAAACCCGCTTCTGACGACAGTGGCCGTGATTGTCTGTTTGCTGGCGTGGACCGTGTCCGCGCCGGCCAAGACCCTGATCCTTGAGGGGAAGCTGGACGGCACGGTGGCCATGCGCCAGTCCATGGAGTTTGCCGTCAACCGGGGGAATGTTTCGGCATTCTCCTTTAAGTTCGCCCTGCCGGCAACCTTTGCCACCCGTACGGTCAGCCAGTCCATTAACGGTCTCGACCTCAGTTTCACCCCCCGGCCGGCCAGCTCAACGGTGGAGACCGACCGTTTCGGCAACCGTTTCCAGAAGGTCACCTGGAACGATGTTACCCAGGATATCCGGGTCAATCTCTCCTACGGGGTCACGGTGCATACCGAGCTGACCGCCCTGGAAAGCAAGACCCCCTTTCCGCTGGGCAGCCGGGCCAACCCCGAGGCCCAGTACCTGAAGGCGACGGAACTGGTGCAATCCGGTTCAGGGGACATTGCCGCCCATGCCCGTACCCTCACGGCCCAGGCCAGAACCCAGTACGAGGCGGTCACCGCCGTGACCAATTGGGTGGCGGACAATATCAAGTACACTTTTAATCCGCCCCAGTACGACGCCGCCTACACCCTGGCCACCCGCAGCGGCAACTGCCAGAACTTCGCCCACCTGGCCATCGCGCTCTTGCGCAGTGTCGGCATCCCGGCCCGGATCGTGGGGGGGATCACCCTCAAGGATCCCTGGAAGGTACCGATCGACGCCAAAAACTCCATCGTGCAGAGCATGGGGCAGGGAGGGCACGCCTGGCTGGAAGTCTGGTTCCCGGACCTGGGCTGGCTTCCCTACGATCCGCAGCAGTCCAAGCAGTTCACCTCGTCGCGGCACATCAAGCAGAGCCACGGCCTGGATTCCAAGGATATCAACGACACCTGGCGGGGAGCCCCCTACCTGCCCGCCTACAGTGAACTGATCGAGGGACGCTTCACCAGCGACGCGATCAACCTGAAGATGAAGCGGTTTGACACCGCTCCCCGTCCCTACGTGCTGAGCAACCTGGTGGCTGCCGTTGCCGCCGGATCTGCCCCCGTGGCGGGAGAAACGCCACCGCAGGCCGCGGTTGCCTCCCGCAGGCCGGAGCCGCAGCCCGAGCCGAAAGCAAAAGCACAGCCGGAGCCCCGCCCCTCCAAGCCTGCCGAGCCGCCCCAAGGAAGCGGTGCCGGGCCTGCTGAGACCCGGTTCGTCACCGATGAGGGGCCGCTTGACGACGAGGGGCTTCCAAAACCAACCGGCAAGAAGCCGGCGAAACCGGTCAAGCCTACGAAGCCGCTGCCTAAGCCGGAAAAGTCGCTGCCGGAAAGCAAGCCGGCACCGGAACCGGGCCACAAGAAACCAAGGCCGGGCACCAGTCTGGTCTTCGGCAACATGGAGTTCCCGAACCTGGTCAATCTCTATAACGTCAAGGGGGACACCGGTACCCGGGTCTTCGAGCGGGAAACTTCCGAATACGTCACCTCCAAGTATATCTTTGCCCAGGCGGTCCAGGTGAAGGCTCAGATGAGCCTGGACCGCATCTCCCTGGCCATGCGCAAGTTCGGCGGCGATGGTTCGGTCTATATCGACCTGGTCAAGGACAAGGGAGGACGCCCCGACATCATGCAGGGGATCCGTTCCAACCTGATTGATCTGGAAAAAATCGCCCGCAAACCAGGGTACTACTGGGTCGATTTCAGCTTCCCGCCGGACGGCGCCAGGCCGCACCAGCTCGTTCCCGGTAAATACTGGATCGTGCTGCGGGCCTCGGGCGAGGCGATCATGAACTGGTTCTACATCCCCGGCAAGCCCTACAGCGAGGGGGATGACACCCGCTCCACCGCCAAGGGATTCCAGTGGGAAGATATCCTTAACTACGACTTTGTCTTCAAAGTCAGTGGAAAAGCGTTGTGA